In the genome of Streptomyces sp. P3, the window CGGCTGCGCCGGGCGGCGCAGTCCAGGACGGCCTCGCTCACCCCGATCGACGCCCTGGGTGCCGCGCTCACCGGCAGCGTGGAGGTGGACGGCGAACAGGTGGCGGTCACCGCCGGCGGCGTACTGGAGGAGCTGCGCTCCCGGATCGCCGACCCCGAGGCCCGCGCCGCGCGGGAGCCCCACGGGCCGCCGAAAGCCCTGGCCGCGACCCTGCGCGACTACCAGCTGCGCGGTCTGAACTGGCTGCACCGGATGACCTCGCTCGGCCTGGGCGGCTGCCTCGCCGACGACATGGGCCTGGGCAAGACCGTCACCCTGATCGCTCTCCACCTGCGCCGCCAGGAACGGAAGAGCACCGCCGGCTCCACCCTGGTGGTCTGCCCCGCCTCACTGCTCGGCAACTGGGAGCGCGAGATCCGGCGCTTCGCACCGGCCACCCCGGTGCGCCGCTTCCACGGCCCCGGCCGTGACCTGGCCGGCCTCGACGACGGAGCGGACGGCGGCTTCGTCCTGACCACCTACGGGACCATGCGCCGCGACACCGAACGCCTCACCGGGCAGCCCTGGGGCCTGCTCGTCGCCGATGAGGCCCAGCACGTCAAGAACCCGCACGCGCTCACCGCCCAGGCCCTGCGCCGGATCCCCTCGCGGGGACGGATCGCGCTGACCGGCACCCCGGTCGAGAACAACCTGTCCGAGCTGTGGTCACTGCTCGACTGGACCACCCCCGGCCTGCTCGGCACACTCACCTCCTTCCGTGACCGCTACGCCACGGCCGTCGAGGGCGACCGCGACGAGCAGGCCGCACGACGGCTGGCCGCTCTGGTCCGCCCCTTCCTGCTGCGCCGGCGCAAGTCCGACCCCGGCATCGCGCCCGAACTGCCGCCCAAGACCGAGACCGACCAGCCGGTGCCCCTGACGAAGGAGCAGGTGTCGCTGTACGAGGCGCTGGTACGCGAGCTCATGGCCGAGATCGAGGAGAGGCAGGGCATCGCACGGCGCGGCCTGGTAATGAAGCTGCTCACCGGCCTGAAGCAGGTCTGCAACCACCCCGCGCAGTTCCTGAAGGAACCCGCGGGAGCCAAGCTCCCCGGCCGCTCGGGGAAACTGGAGCTCCTGGACGAACTCCTGGACACCGTCCTGGCCGAGGACGGGTCGGCCCTGGTCTTCACCCAATACGTGGCCATGGGCACGCTGATCGAGCGCCACCTGGCCGATCGCGGCGTGGACACCCTGTTCCTGCACGGAGGCACCACGGTCAAACGCCGCGAGGAGATGGTCGACGCCTTCCAGAGCGGCGAGAGGAAGGTGTTCCTGCTGTCCCTCAAAGCCGCCGGGACCGGCCTGAACCTGACCCGGGCCGGACACGTCATCCACTACGACCGCTGGTGGAACCCGGCCGTGGAGGACCAGGCCACCGACCGCGCCTACCGGATCGGACAGACCCAGCCGGTCCAGGTGCACAAGCTGCTCGCCGAGGGCACCGTGGAGGACCGGGTCGCCGAGATGCTCCGCCGGAAGCGGGAGCTGGCCGACTCGGTACTCGGCTCGGGCGAGGCGGCCTTCAGCGAACTGAGCGACAGCGAACTGGCCGAACTGGTCACGCTGCGAAGGACGGAACGATGACCGGGCGCGGCCGGCCGGGCGAGTCGGCCGCGCGTACCTTCGAGGCACTCCCGCCGGCCAAGGGCAGCCGCGCGCCCTTCGCCGAGTCCTGGTGGGGCCGCGCGTGGCTGCGGTCCTTGGAGGAGTCCTCCCTGGACTCCGGCCGCCTCTCGCGCGGCCGGACCTACGCGCGCGGCGGCGCGGTCGGACCGGTCACCGTCGCCCCCGGCTCGGCCGCCGCCCCGGTACAGGGCAGCCGCCGCACCCCGTACCGTTCCACGGTCCAGGTGGAGCAGCTGACGGACCAGCAGTGGGACCGGCTGCTCGACATGATCGCCGAGCGGGCCGCCAACATCGCCGCACTGCTGGACGGCGAGATGCCCGCCGGGCTCGCCGACGACGCGGCAGCCGCCGGTGTCCCGCTGCTGCCCGGCCCACGGGACCTCGACCCCGAGTGCAGCTGCCCCGACTGGGGCTACCCCTGTAAACACGCCGCGGCCCTCTGCTACCAGGTCGCCCGGCTCCTGGACCGCGCCCCCTTCGTGCTGCTGCTCCTGCGGGGTCGCGGCGAGCAGGAGCTGATGGACGAGCTCGGCCGCCGCAACACCACCCGCGCCTCCGCCGAAGCCGCGGTGTCTGCGACGACGACAGGCGCGGATCCGTACGGGTCCCCGGCCCCGACCGGCGATCCCGCAGCGCTCGCCTTCGCCTCACGCGCCGAACTGCCGCCCCTGCCCTCCCCGCCCCCGCTGCCCGACCGGGCCGGACGCGGCCCCGCGCTGGTGGACTCGGCCGTCCCGGAGCCCGGCGTGGACCCGGCCGCACTCGAACTGCTCGCCGTCGACGCCGCTGTGCGTGCCCACCATCTGCTCGCCGGAGCCCTCGGTACGCGGCATGCCGACACGGCTCCGCCCGTCCCACTCACCGAATGGCAGGACGCCGTCCGCCTCGCCGCCACTCACCCCACCCCGGAAGTCTTCGCCCGGATCGCCGCGAACTGCGGCCGCACTCCCCGCGAACTCGCCGCCGCCACCCGCGCGTGGCGGCACGGCGGCGCCGCGTCCCTGGACGTACTGAACAGCTCTTGGACCCCACCCGCCTCCCGCCTGGAGCGTGACCGCGAGGCGCTGCGAGCGGACTGGGCCGACGGCAGACCGCCCCGGCTCCGCTCCTGGCGCAACCGCTGGACCGTCGAGGGCCGCGACGCCCAACTGCGCCTGGGCCGGGACGGACTGTGGTACCCGTACACCAAGGATCAGGGCACCTGGTGGCCGGCCGGACCGCCTGACGCCGATCCCGCCGTCGTCCTGACCGCTCTCCTCGAAACATGATGCTCGGGGTGCCCCCGCGATCCACCGATTCCGTCCCCGGCCGCACGGTTCGTTCGGTCGCGCGGCGACGAGGCGCGGATCCGGTCGGCGCCCCGACCGGCGACGGCGGACTCCCAGATGAGCCCTGTGCGCCGCATACGAATGAGTGGGTGAACGAGGAGTCGCCCGGGTGACCGGTGAGCAGGCAGCACCGCCCACTCCTGATCGACCGTCACGTCCAGGCGCCGATGAGGTCCTCGGGTGTCAGGCTGAGAACACCTTGGGCGGTGCACCCGCTGCGGGCGACGGCAAGCAGCGGAGTGGAGTCGTCGGCACCGGGCAACTGGCCGCGATGCGTGATGAGCCGGGCGAGGTCACGGTTGTCGAAACCCGTATTCTCCAGCCATTTGACCGAGCCGACAAAGGTGATCTTCTTGGCGATGGGGGAACGGTCCGCACCGACCAGGTCGATTTCCGGATCGTTCGTGCGGGTCCAGTAGCCACCGATCACATGGGTACCCTCGGGCAACCGCTCGTCGGTCAGGCGCCACAGGGCTTCACGGATCACGGGTTCGACGGCCCGGCCACGCCACGACGTCCAACTGGCGCGGACGGACTGGAGGACACGGTCGCCGCGACCTCGTTCGATCACGGGAATGCCAGGGCCGATGAAGGAAAGCCAGAAGCGTAGATAAGGGTCGTCGATCCGATAGCGGGTCTCGCGACTGGGCCTGGTGGACAGGGGCAGGTCTGCTGCGACCATGCGGCGAGCGGTGAGAACGTCGAGGGATCGTTTCGCGGAGCCTGGATTGAGGTCGCCGGCTGCCCGGCCGATGAGGGTGAAAGTGCGTTCTCCGTGTCCGATGGCGCTCAGGACGGTACGGGCTTGTGCCTCGGTGGGAAATTCCGCGGCCAGGGTGCGCTCGCCGCTGACGAGCAGGGCAGAGGTCGGACGGAGCAGGGCGTGTTCGAGGTACTCCCACAACGTGCCGCCGCGCGGCCATTCCTCGAGGATGAGCGGCAGCCCGCCGGAAACCAGGTAGGCGTCGAAGGCGTCGGCGGGCTCCAGCTCCAGCATGGTGGCGACCTCAGCGGGATTGAGCGGAGGAACCACCATCTCGGTGCCGCGCTGATAGAACGGACGACCGTAGGTGTTCAGCTCTTCCATCGTGGCGAGATCAGAGCCAATGAGGACGAGCAGAACAGGGAGCTTGGACAGTGTTCGATCGAACGCTTTCTGCAGCGAGCCCTCGAAACTGGGATCCTCGCGCACGAGGTAAGGCATCTCGTCGAGCACGACCACGCTGGATGCGTCTCTGGGCAGGACACCGGCGAGCAGACTCAGAGCTGCGTCCCAACTCTGTGGGACGGCGAAGTCCGAGATCCGGTCGGCGTCGGCAAGTGGAGAAGCGGCGAGCTCGGCAGTGAAGCCTGCCAGATCCTCGGACTTCGACCCTCCGACGGCGGTGAAAAAGACGTGCGGGAGCGCGGCCCGCTCCAGAAACTCCTCCACAAGGCGGGATTTGCCAACGCGCCGTCGGCCCCGGATCAGTACGGCGCGGCCGGGCCGCCCGCCTCGCCCACCGCTCCTCACGTCCGTCAGTAGCTCGTCAAGGAGGTGAAGCTCCCTACGCCGCCCCACGAATCCGTCCATGCCAGAGTCACCTCGAACGTTCGACACACCTTCCTGCATGAAACTTTCTTTCATGAAACTTGCATGAATGCAAGTTCATGACCCGTGAGGTCAGGGCCACCCGCCTGGGCCGACGTCGCAGGCTGGGAAACACGGGAAACAAATGGGTGCGTGAACGCGGAGCGGGCTGAGTGACGGCCGTTCCGGCGCTCGTCACGGCCGTGCGCTCGGCGAAGCAGTACCTGACGTAGGTCGCCTCCGGGCCCTCCCAATACGCCGTGGCCGAGGCCCTGCGCCTCGGGCCGCGTGCCGTGCCGCACGGCCTTCGGCACTTGACCTTGCAGTCGCCATAACGCTGAAGATGAAGTCATGTTGTCGATCGGCGATTTCAGCGAAATGTGCGATCTGCCGCCGCAGACGCTGCGGTACTACCACTCCGAGGGTCTGCTCGTTCCGGCGGACGTCGATGAGCGGACCGGCTATCGCTCGTACACGTTCGCGCAGGTCGAGCAGGCCATGCTGATCACTGTCCTGCGCGGCACCGGGATGAGCGTGAAGCTGGTGGGTCGTGCTCTCGACGAGCCGGAGGCGGCCCTCGACCTGCTGCGGCAGCACACGCGGGAGGTGCGGCGACAGCGGCAGGCCCAGGACGAGGCGATCGACGAGGCGCGGGAGTTCTTCACCTCGCCTCCCGAGGTGAGCCTGCGCCGGGTGGACCGGATGACCGTGGTGTCCAAGCCGGTGCCGAGCCCGTCGGCCGGGGGCGAACGGTTTGACTGGGACGCGGCCGACGCCGCTGTGGCTGCGACCGTTGAGGCCGTGGTCGAGGCGGTGGAGTCCTCTGGAGCCGTGGTGTCGGGGACGCCGTGGCGGACCTTGGCCGTGGAAACCCCGGAGCAGAAGAGCCGGACCCTTGCCGGTGAGGGGCCGCACTGGCTGGTGAGACTTCCCGTCACGGCGGACGAGGGAGTGCTGGCGTCTTTGCCGCGCGATGTCGAGGTGCAGACCTTCGAGGCCCGGGACGAACTGTCGATCTTCATCCCGGGCAGGAGCTCCATGGCCAAGTACGCCACCGCACTCTCACGTCTGTTCACCCACCCTCTCGACGCCGCCTACGTCGACGCCTCCCGCATGCGCCAGGTGCTGCACGCCGACGGAGTCGAGACCGCCGCGGCGATCCGCGGACTCGACGAACCGAGCGCGTCCGAATGATCCGGGGTGGCCGCGTCACGCCAGCCCTCCGTGCGCGGCGGGCTCCCGGGACGCGGCGCGGGAAGTGCGACTGGCTCCCGGTACGAAACGGACGGTACGGACGGTTTCGTCGCCGCGCGTGCTACCCCGCGAGAACACCCTGCTTCTCCAGCGCCCTGCGCAGTGCCCGCACGGCGTAGAAGGCACGGCTCTTCACGGTGCCGGGCGGGACGCCGAGGTGCTCGGCCGCCTGGGCGACGCTGCACTCCAGGTAGTACATGAGACGGATGACGGTTCGCTGCTGCTCGTTCAGTTCCCGCAGGGCCTGCAGTACCGCATGGGTGGTGATCGTGGATTCCGTGCTGTCCCAGGATGCGTCCAGGTCCTCGACCGGCATGAGCTCCAGCGGCCGGTTCCGCCGGGCCCGATGACGGTCGATGACGAGGTTCCTCGCCACGGTGAACAGCCATGGCCGGATGTGGTCGCCGCGGGTGCCCAGGAACCCGCCGTGCTTCCATGCGCGGGCCGCTGTCTCCTGGAGGATGTCCTGCGCCATGTGCCAGTCGCCGTCGAGCAGCCGCGTGGCGTACCGGACGAGCAGGGGCCCGTACCGGTCGTAGACGTCTCGCACGAAGGCATCGCGGTCGGCGTCCGAGGTGACGTGCCGGGTGTGCGACCGAGGCGGAGCGAGGGTGGTGGTCCCTGCTTCCATGATCCCGTTCATGGGTGGTGCCCGTTCCTGTTCAAGTGTTCTGTGGCCTGCTCTCCCGCATGCGCGGTCGAGTGGCTCAACACTCGTGGGGGACCCTTCCCCGAACCTTGTCGTCTTCTTGTCGTGCTGAAGGGCCGGCCACCCGCCGGCCGCGTTCCGAACCTCTCAGGGCAATACACCTAGTGCGTGGGAGCACCGCTGTGCGGAACCGGGAGGCGATGGCTTCCGACCGCCCTCTCCGGCACGGCGGGCACGGGGTCCGCATCCATGTCCAGGGCGGTGAGCCGGTCGCGGACCTGCT includes:
- a CDS encoding DEAD/DEAH box helicase, whose protein sequence is MFARLPELAGGEAVFLPADPPRTGRMAFWTPGSKPPDLGVEPEELTVVRPHGSSVRRARVAAVSLSVEQALPLLTRCRALGADGSGRASAGTAFWGTAALLGLRLLARGRTLPGVSPEGFDAWRVGPLDTEDHELLATLAAAMPPEARAVAVPGSSPLTLPAAEPLLRAFLDAVADSLARPPAARQVTGGPAFAARAPQSVPEQRRWAAEVAAGRDAGLAVSLRLELGRAESFRAVVQLRSLADPTVLADAADLWSGRATAPELFGPRAKVDTLLTLRRAARAWPPAGRLLDSAAPAGLELSDEEAQALLGDAAESLAAAGVAVHWPRELVRELTASGVLEPVRRQGTQSAAESFLSSGGLLDFRWRVALGDRELTEEELERLVQSHRPIVRLRDQWVVVDQELVRRLRRAAQSRTASLTPIDALGAALTGSVEVDGEQVAVTAGGVLEELRSRIADPEARAAREPHGPPKALAATLRDYQLRGLNWLHRMTSLGLGGCLADDMGLGKTVTLIALHLRRQERKSTAGSTLVVCPASLLGNWEREIRRFAPATPVRRFHGPGRDLAGLDDGADGGFVLTTYGTMRRDTERLTGQPWGLLVADEAQHVKNPHALTAQALRRIPSRGRIALTGTPVENNLSELWSLLDWTTPGLLGTLTSFRDRYATAVEGDRDEQAARRLAALVRPFLLRRRKSDPGIAPELPPKTETDQPVPLTKEQVSLYEALVRELMAEIEERQGIARRGLVMKLLTGLKQVCNHPAQFLKEPAGAKLPGRSGKLELLDELLDTVLAEDGSALVFTQYVAMGTLIERHLADRGVDTLFLHGGTTVKRREEMVDAFQSGERKVFLLSLKAAGTGLNLTRAGHVIHYDRWWNPAVEDQATDRAYRIGQTQPVQVHKLLAEGTVEDRVAEMLRRKRELADSVLGSGEAAFSELSDSELAELVTLRRTER
- a CDS encoding sigma-70 family RNA polymerase sigma factor yields the protein MEAGTTTLAPPRSHTRHVTSDADRDAFVRDVYDRYGPLLVRYATRLLDGDWHMAQDILQETAARAWKHGGFLGTRGDHIRPWLFTVARNLVIDRHRARRNRPLELMPVEDLDASWDSTESTITTHAVLQALRELNEQQRTVIRLMYYLECSVAQAAEHLGVPPGTVKSRAFYAVRALRRALEKQGVLAG
- a CDS encoding MerR family transcriptional regulator, with amino-acid sequence MLSIGDFSEMCDLPPQTLRYYHSEGLLVPADVDERTGYRSYTFAQVEQAMLITVLRGTGMSVKLVGRALDEPEAALDLLRQHTREVRRQRQAQDEAIDEAREFFTSPPEVSLRRVDRMTVVSKPVPSPSAGGERFDWDAADAAVAATVEAVVEAVESSGAVVSGTPWRTLAVETPEQKSRTLAGEGPHWLVRLPVTADEGVLASLPRDVEVQTFEARDELSIFIPGRSSMAKYATALSRLFTHPLDAAYVDASRMRQVLHADGVETAAAIRGLDEPSASE
- a CDS encoding DUF234 domain-containing protein, yielding MDGFVGRRRELHLLDELLTDVRSGGRGGRPGRAVLIRGRRRVGKSRLVEEFLERAALPHVFFTAVGGSKSEDLAGFTAELAASPLADADRISDFAVPQSWDAALSLLAGVLPRDASSVVVLDEMPYLVREDPSFEGSLQKAFDRTLSKLPVLLVLIGSDLATMEELNTYGRPFYQRGTEMVVPPLNPAEVATMLELEPADAFDAYLVSGGLPLILEEWPRGGTLWEYLEHALLRPTSALLVSGERTLAAEFPTEAQARTVLSAIGHGERTFTLIGRAAGDLNPGSAKRSLDVLTARRMVAADLPLSTRPSRETRYRIDDPYLRFWLSFIGPGIPVIERGRGDRVLQSVRASWTSWRGRAVEPVIREALWRLTDERLPEGTHVIGGYWTRTNDPEIDLVGADRSPIAKKITFVGSVKWLENTGFDNRDLARLITHRGQLPGADDSTPLLAVARSGCTAQGVLSLTPEDLIGAWT
- a CDS encoding SWIM zinc finger family protein, giving the protein MTGRGRPGESAARTFEALPPAKGSRAPFAESWWGRAWLRSLEESSLDSGRLSRGRTYARGGAVGPVTVAPGSAAAPVQGSRRTPYRSTVQVEQLTDQQWDRLLDMIAERAANIAALLDGEMPAGLADDAAAAGVPLLPGPRDLDPECSCPDWGYPCKHAAALCYQVARLLDRAPFVLLLLRGRGEQELMDELGRRNTTRASAEAAVSATTTGADPYGSPAPTGDPAALAFASRAELPPLPSPPPLPDRAGRGPALVDSAVPEPGVDPAALELLAVDAAVRAHHLLAGALGTRHADTAPPVPLTEWQDAVRLAATHPTPEVFARIAANCGRTPRELAAATRAWRHGGAASLDVLNSSWTPPASRLERDREALRADWADGRPPRLRSWRNRWTVEGRDAQLRLGRDGLWYPYTKDQGTWWPAGPPDADPAVVLTALLET